DNA from Hippocampus zosterae strain Florida chromosome 18, ASM2543408v3, whole genome shotgun sequence:
GCGCCCCCTGTTGCCTCTCGCCACGCCGCCAATCAAGCGTCTACAGTCCAACGCTCAACCCATCCGTACCGCTCAGCCGCCACCCAGCGGCACCGCCGCCGGCGCCTTGGCGCGGCGCCCCAGCCAGTCGGCACCTCCAAGCGACCAGGTCATCCAAGCGTCGCCGCCCGGGGACGTGGAGGGCGTCCCGGGTGAGACCGCCACGCTGCTGGGCGAGCAGCGTAACTGCGCGGACCCCCGGCGGCCCGCCCTGCCCCTCACCCACCCACACGCGCATACCGAGAGTACCATTTGACACGCATCACTTCCTGTTCCCCCGTGACGCCACCCAAGAAGAGCGAAAAGGATCTGCATGTCGCCATTGATAAATAATGACCCGATGACCACTTTCTCATCTACTTTTTCCTTGGCGTTTCACCGATGGTGCTTTTCTGTGAGAAAACCACCAACATGGACCAGGTGTCCCGAAGTCGACCCCATGAATTTACCAGAGGTAACAATCGTTGATGAGCAATGACCCAGTAGGCCCTTTGACACTGTCCATcgtatcgttttttttccacttcttgCTGTCTGAGAGGCACCAAAACAGAAAGGCCATGTCAACGTTGCCCCACAAATTTTCTGGCTTCAGAAGTAATATTGGGTGTCACAAAGGGTGGGGTGGAGGGCGAGGGGTGATAACCATCTAGCCCCTTTCACGCTGTCCATCTCATGTGTCTTTTTCCTGTCGCTGTTCACTGTGAAGACATCAACACGGTACAGTGGATGTGAAAGTCACACTGGCTTCACAGGTGATATCTGACAGAGAGGAATAATAACACTCTAACCCCCTTTCACGCTGACACTTTCCTTGTGTTAGATGTTCATTgtgaaaagcaacaacaaagagCTCCCCAACTTCCGGATAACCGAGTTGAATGAAGGCCCACTGACCCCTTTCACATTGTCCATGTAAGCCGGCTACTTTTTCCGGTGTCACTAGCCTGGGAGAAAGGTACTGATGCGCTTTGCCACGATTTTGATTGATTCTGAGATTGTTACGGAGAAGAAGAGCAGGGCTGCGTTCAGGAACATTCAGGGTTCGGGACACTTGACTTTTGGGGCATTATTCTGACAAAAGGTgtttatataatatttatttatttatttatttatttatttaggactCTGGTGATATTTGTTTTATATTGGGCGTGAGGTTGATGGCCCGGCTGCTATGTTGTTAGCATCGTTAGCTCCTCCATCACTGTGATCTGAAAAACTGATGTCACCGTATTTCAACAAAAGGTGGTTGTCGATGTTGCTGAGTCACAAGCTCACTTTAAGCATGtttgaccacatttttttttccatacaaaaGGGATCGTGGCGAATTAGCATTATGTTTCGCTCGCCTTTAAATGTGACGCAGCAGCTAGCGCAGCGTTGCCGAGCATCGTGGTAATTGAAAATGTAACGTCACATACGCCATTATCGGCACACATATGTGTGCAGCCACTAAAAGGGAATTTTTCTTTAATGCTAAGGTTAGCAGGTTGGGCGGTGTACTAGTGGTTAGGACATCCGCCTCATTGTGCTGAGGTTTAGGGTTCCAATCTAAGCGTGTTCTaccagtggggtcttgaatcCCTCATTCCAGAAACACAGTAGCTTCTTTGAAGACTTTAAATTATTATAAATTGTgaatgttgtttgtctatatgctatatgtgccccgcgattgactTGAGACCAGTACTAGGGTACCTCTTAGTATCTCTGACCAAATGTCAACTTGTTGGCGAAGTTAGCATGCTAAGCTAAACGGCTAATGTCAGCCATGGCTTCATGTTTAACTTGTGGCTGTGTCTTTTGAGACACTTTCTGTGTATTTATTAACTGTGGAGGTTAGGAATTCAGCACGTTTACACACAAAGACTAATGGACAAACGTACCATCGCATGCCGTATCAACCTTTAGCCTCAATGCTAAGCTAAACTGTCATTAGGGTAGATTCatttacatatacacacacacattcatagcaACACTGGAAAGAATGCAAATCGGCTAACAAATGCTAACACTTCAAGCACGTAATCTTATTTATGAAACTATGATGTAAagggaaaaatatttatttaaaatggaaaaaaatacataagctAGCACTTTACACTTGTGAGGCCTACGACCAGTCTTACGTTTTTTTCAACTAGAAAATTGCCGAGTTAGTGGGAATTATGCGTGTCCACACTGTAAATAAGTAACATCTGGCGCTTAGTTTTACCCGTCGTTCAACAAAGAGAAATAATTGGTTCCAAAGAAATTATCACTTCCAACTAATTCTAGGAAATTGCCACAGTGGTTGGGAAGCACAAGTCTACGCTTTCCATCCGAAGCATGTAGGATGTTTTGATCCGTCAGTGGGAATGTTGTTTTACAACGGTACTTGAACACATCACAACACCATGAAAGCACAATATTCTTGTACTGTTCGGGAAATAAGCGTTGTCTTTGCTACTCTTGTTGGCTTTATCGGGCGGGCCCTGGGAAGCACTCGTAGCCTTTTACCGTACGTGGCGGAATGAAGCCGCCTGCAGGTTGACTGTGGGTACATGTGTGTCGCTTTTGCAAATTGGCTactgtgaaatgtaaaaaaacaaaaacaaaagaaagatacTTTAGTGACATTAGTGTCCTCTATTTATTCTTGGTTAGTTTGCACtgaatcaaattatttttttgtgtaaatatcTGAGCAGATGATACTCAAATATATATAAGTATGTATAGAAAAGCTATACAGTGAAGCCCCGTTTATCGTGGGGAAGACATACCTGGtgaaaatccaaatgaaaagcCAAGCGTGTTTGCTTTAAGCTGCTTatttgccactcccagttgaagttacCTTTTTATAATTCTCAcataacataacaaaaaaacaaaaacattgtactGTATATCGAAATACCCAAATCTTCAATCAAGACATGATTGTCTgccagcttaatgctaacatataataatCACCATGTTGATGTTATGCTACTTCCAAACCATCAAACAACTGCGAGTTTAATGCACACGGAGCAGGAGCCCATACAAACTGatacggaaaaaaaataattcaagattgtttattgtgacacgaaaatgttcaaccaaactaTTTCATCAAATGAAAGTTTGCTAGCTTAATGTTAGCCATATGCTGAACCCCCACATAaggggaaaatgaaatgaacaacGACATTACGGAATTGTAAATCTTTGAACAACTGCTACTTCACAAACACACGGAGCAGCTACACATACAAACAGTAATAACTAGTAGTGAAGCTCAGGGTTAGTTTACTTCCtgtgtcttcttcttcttgttaatGATGCTGGTTGTCTTCCAGTTGAGCTCAGTGCTGCCCGACATCTTCTGGCACAATGTGGTACTACACAAAGGTTTCATCGCTCTTAATTGGGACATGCCTGTATATCCCcaaaagccattaaaaaaaatacttcaaaaaTCTGCGATATAGTGGGGGTTCACTGTATAGAATCAACCTTTATGTCAGATTATTATGGGATGTTCTCTGAGCAATAAATAGCGCACAAGCTTTGACCTCATATTCCCCGCTCATCCTATGTAGCATTTTGACAACCAAAGTTTTGATTTCCGCCGCCGTCTTCCTCACGGTCCTTCTCCTCACAAATATTCAACTTCTTGCTTGATCCTTCTTTCCTCATGCACGTTTTGGCGGCTATGTTGGGAGCACTCCAACCTGAAAACTCTTTGTCCTCATTAGTAAGAATTCAGAATGACTGTGTCTGACTAGTAACTTTTGGTCTACTGTTATGCAATATAACTACTGCTGTGCTGCAGCAGTAACACTAGTAGGCACTAGTATCTTATTGGATCTAGTGCTTCACTAGTAGCACGCTGTTTTAAACTATTGCTCATTTTCCCCTTGCGACTAGGATGCCAAAGTTGctacttgtgaggacaaagagttAACTAATTCGTAGACGTTAAGATGGATAGCAAGGATATGGAATAAATGTTCCAATGGGTTTCCATAGACATCACCATCCTTCCTTGTGCATCGCTTTCTTGTAATATTGACAAATTCACAATAATAAGACCAATGGAATATTCTGTGTTGGACAGTGCAGTTAAGTCGAGTTTTGGATGCAAAGGTCTTTTCGAAAGACACTTATTAACAAATTTGACTTTGCCGGTGAATATTTAGCGTGTCTTATGCAATGTTTGATGGCCGGGAGTGCGTGCAATGTGTACATATGCTGTCCTGTTTTATAAAAGGCATCAGAAGAATCTGTCACGGGTTCATGAATAAACATGACTTCTATTTCTCTACACAACACCTGTGATGTGGGCTCATTCATCTGAACTCTTATCAAATAGAAGTTCCTCTCCCAACCTTGTGTCTCATCTGTATTTAAACTAATATGAAGCTACACTATGTGGTGTACATACATATTTTGGAAGCAGGAGAAATACTACCAAATAAACACAATAGCCTGTTGACAATAAAGTCAATGTCTTTGGCACGTTCGAACAGAGCCAACATGGCTGCCAATGTTCGTGCAGTTTCATAAATGCCATGTCGGCTCGCTCTTGTTAAATTCAATGCCTACCAGAAAGATTTGCGTTTTAATCATTGAGTCATCCACGTTATCTTTTAAAATGCGATTACGGACAATATTTAATTTATATGTCGGTTTACACGGCACGgtgatcaactggttagcacgtcgggctcacagtgcagaggtgcagggttcaattccagctccggccttcctgtgtggagttcgcatgttcagcatgtgcctgcatgggttttcttagGGTACTTCGGTTACTCgcacacattccaagaacatgcatggcaaattGATCAAGCAGTCCAAATTATcgttaggtgtgattgtgtccacgaatggttgtttatctgtgTTCcccgcgattggttggcaaccagttcagtgtccCCCCCCGGCTACAGCCTGAAGACATCtgtggtaggctccagcacaccctcaacccttgtaaggataaacagattttttttaatggatggatgtcggtTTACGAAACGTGCTGCTGCTTAGTTCTTTCTTTGTTCTTTCAAATCAATACAAAATGTGATCACAAATTAGGCATTATGTGAATGACTCGATGAAAgtgttttaattgtattttcgaTGTATGGTCCAAGTACGTTGACCCATTGGCATGTTTTCAACACGTAAAGCCCTCATCTTTCCCGTGATTTTAATGTGGCACGCGCCCTTGGAGATGAAAACAAACCAACCCGGTACCAAATTGTCCGCTCATCGGATCAGCCTTGTGTAAGCgaagccaaaatggccgccgaagCGCGCAGTTTCCCAAACCCCACGATTGCGACCTTGTGCTGCATTACGTGTCAGTAAGTTTGAGTTTCGAGTCGTTTAGTcgcatttattactcattgatTCGAGTTAGTTATTCAGTGGTGGATTTATGCTTTAAGTGGAAATGTGTTGAACATAAATGTCAGTAGATACGGCGTGGTACTTCGTATTACGTACCTATCTTAAAGTAAAACGTATCCTGCCCAAAAATTAGCATTATTCTCATCGGTTATATGCGGTTTACTCAATGGAGGTGTTTTAATTTTATCTTCGATGTATGTACAACGTACGCTGCTTCAAATGTTAGTTCTTCGATTTTAGATGTTTGTCTTATCCTTTTTCCCATGATTTGAACGCCGCAAGGTTCCGAGTGGGCGGGGCATGGCACGGAGTAGAGTCACATGACCCGCCCAGGAGCCAGCCTGACCAATTCCAATATGGTGGCCAGCTTGGCAGGTCTACgtttgctgttgatgatattGTTGATGGTATTGTTGTCGTGCGGGATCCGGTTGGGCTTGTGCGGCCAGGCGACGCCGCCCGTCGTGCGCCTGCGCCCTGAAGACCCCGCGGGCCGTGTGTGTATGAAAGGAGGGATAATCTCGGCGCCCCGCGGAGCTTCGTTCAAGCTGCGGGTCTTCGGCCCCGACCGGAGTAACCGGACCTGGCCGTGGCTGGCCTTCGCGCCCGAGGGGGCGCTCGGGGACCCATGCGAGGACGAAGACAGACGGCGGCAGGCCGCCTTCCTGGTGAAGGAGCCCTTTGCGGCCGAAGAGGATTGCAGCGGACTGCTGACGGTGGAGGTACacccggggggcggcggcgagcAGCGGGACCTCCATCAGAACCTGCATCACGTGTGCATGAAGAGCGGAGGCAAGTGGACCTCGGTGAGTGAGGACAAGCTGCGCGTCAGCTCGGACGAGCCTTTGCCCGCTGAGCACATTCCTGCGTGGGGCCTGGCGGTGCTGGTGCCGATGCTGGTTCTCGTCTGCGGGCTACTGAGGACGGTTCAGCTCAGCCTGCTGTGGCTCGACCCGGTCGAGCTTTACGTGCTGCACAGCTGCGGGTCCGAGGAGGAGAAGCGCGCCGCCAAGCGTCTGGAGCCTGTCAGGAGAAGAGGGAACTTTATGGtaagaacaataataatcatcataatcattTTTGCTGTCAATTGCGCAAGACCGACAAGGACAAATTCTGCCCCAGAAACCGCGTGCCAGCTCAAAGTAAATGGAATGAAGCTTCAAAGTTGTAAAAAATTAAGCCACCCTCTCCGCGAATTCAAAGGATGAGAAAACAAAGTCTGGAAACTTTTTCAACTCGCACCACTGCTCTGTCATTTGTTAACTTGCCAACACTCGCTGTAACAACGAGGTGCTCTCAAGCAGTGATTCCCCCAACCAGTGTGCCGGGGCATATTAATGTCCTGTGAGAGCTCCAGCGGAAttgatcacattttattttattggtgaGAGGATTATTTATTCATAGAAAATAATGCATCTTTGGCCGTCTATCTATACCACTAACTTATAGTTAACGACAATCTTAAATGGCAAAAATTGTGAAGTTGACAAATGTATTCTGTCTTTGTGACAATTTTATTTGGAggtgtgccatgcgatttttagaacttaaaaaaatgtgccttgCCTCAATAAAGTTTGTGAATCACTGCTCAAAAGCACAAAGGTGCTCTAAGTGGGGCCTCCTTTAAGCAACGCCCAAAATCTGAGGAAAACTGAAACGGTacaaactgtacaaactgttgATCTTCACAATTCAGTTCTACATAGTCTGAAAATTGGTGACGTGAGTCATGTGCATCCATGacttttgtgttttggtttggCGTCCGTTGTGTTTGGCAGGCGTGCTCGCTCCTTTTCCTGTCCGTCCTGGGTCACTCGGCCGTGGGGGTCCTGCTGTTCCGGGTGTTGGGTTCGGTGGCGTCGGCCGCCTTCGCCGCCGCCTTCATGCTCTTCTTTCTGGCCGAGCTGCTGCCTCACGTGGTCTGCTCCGGCTATGGCTTCCAGCTGGCTCCAGGGCTCACCTGGCTGGCCCAGGTGAGCATGGTGCTCACCTGCCCGCTCTCTTGCCCCCTGGGTCTGGTCCTGGACCTGGCCCTGAGGCGTGACATCAGCACCTGTTGCATCCGCGAGCGAGCCATGGAGATGATCCGCACCAGCGTCAACGACCCCTACAAGTATGGCCTCCCGCCTTCGATAATGgcgatgttttaaaaattgtatttactttctgCATTGTCACGCCACGCCCGCGTGTGTCTTGTCGCAGTGAGTTTGTGAAGGAGAAATTCAGCCGTGGGACGCTGCGCAGCAAGACGGTTGAGGATATCTTGACGCCCCTCAAGGACTGTTTCATGCTGGCCAGCTCCACCATTCTGGATTTCTCCACCATGTCGGACATCATGCAGAGCGGCTACACGCGTGTGCCCATCTATGAAGAGGAGAGGTAGGAGATAACGCTTCAACTTAGACTCGACTGCTCGTCGTGTGCACTCGTGTCATTTGGCGCCACCTGCTGACAAAGCTCATTTGATacaattttactttttaatttgacccccccaaaataattgacactagaatgttcaaaatgaaatttCAGGAGTGTAGCAGGCATAAATGTTTTTCAACAACCAGACAGGGGGTTTATTCTTATCATTGTAaaattacaatgaaaaaaaaagatgctactTCCAAAAATCAACTCCAAAATGTACAGCAAAAACTTGAAAATGTGCATAGTTGTATGattacaagaaataaaaacgaatATGATGAAGTTTTGatgttaagagaaaaaaaatgacaaatgatccAAGACTAAACTAGAGcgagggaaaatgaagcttcatgaaccACTGGtgatagtttttttgttttgtttatttgtttgtttgtttattgaacataaaacatatacagtaataatttgacagaaaataaggtagataaaaaagtaaaaagaaagaaatcagtcattcaacacagttattatgttcaagggagtaggatgaagtaaaaaacttatctagtcctaccccgttattgTTTATAtctacaaaatcatttttatatcaatcagaaaagaaaaagtaagaagaagtctccattaaggctcatactttactcttaaccgtgatatttttacaacttttggtttgtatcgggattatatacatcctcaccctggcactcttgtgtcaattttctcttgtattcataatggatatttcaatacctttctctatttatcaacttagttctgatttatcattatatttaatgtttagaatttatcattttaactctgattgatgtaggttgtttgtactattttttttaatttgtttttgaactcggcaagcgattCAGGAACCACTggtgatagtttttttttcccctgcagatTGTGctcttgtctttaaaaaaatgtgcaatgaaATCATATTACATTTCCATTGCATCTTTAAATAAAGAATGGCATCcagaggagtaaaaaaaatcacaagtgcttcatgaagcttcatttgtgCATTACGACTGGATATTGCGGGATGAAAACAgaatttgattattttccagCCATCGGTAGTGTTGGCGAATGCAGGATGAAGCAAATGTTCACGCTAGCCGGTTTTACAAGCGAGTGATTGTTGCCCGTGCGACGGCGTGCAGGTCCAACATTGTGGAGATCCTGTACGTGAAGGACTTGGCACTGGTGGATCCTGACGACTGCACGCCCATGACCACCATCACCAAGTTCTACAACCATCCGCTGCACTTTGTCTTCAACGACACCAAGCTGGACGCCatgttggaggagttcaagaaTGGTCAGACTTGCCGGTTCGCTTGCGCGTTCCGCTGCTGCTTCCTTCGGCACTGACGTTAGCTTGTTGCGTCCAGGCAACTCTCACATGGCCATCGTGCAGAAGGTGAACAATGAGGGCGAGGGTGACCCCTTCTACGAGGTTCTGGGATTGGTCACCCTGGAGGACGTCATCGAGGAGATCATCAAGTCGGAAATCCTGGACGAGTCCGATGGTTACCGTAGGTTC
Protein-coding regions in this window:
- the LOC127590957 gene encoding metal transporter CNNM3 isoform X1, producing MTRPGASLTNSNMVASLAGLRLLLMILLMVLLSCGIRLGLCGQATPPVVRLRPEDPAGRVCMKGGIISAPRGASFKLRVFGPDRSNRTWPWLAFAPEGALGDPCEDEDRRRQAAFLVKEPFAAEEDCSGLLTVEVHPGGGGEQRDLHQNLHHVCMKSGGKWTSVSEDKLRVSSDEPLPAEHIPAWGLAVLVPMLVLVCGLLRTVQLSLLWLDPVELYVLHSCGSEEEKRAAKRLEPVRRRGNFMACSLLFLSVLGHSAVGVLLFRVLGSVASAAFAAAFMLFFLAELLPHVVCSGYGFQLAPGLTWLAQVSMVLTCPLSCPLGLVLDLALRRDISTCCIRERAMEMIRTSVNDPYNEFVKEKFSRGTLRSKTVEDILTPLKDCFMLASSTILDFSTMSDIMQSGYTRVPIYEEERSNIVEILYVKDLALVDPDDCTPMTTITKFYNHPLHFVFNDTKLDAMLEEFKNGNSHMAIVQKVNNEGEGDPFYEVLGLVTLEDVIEEIIKSEILDESDGYLDRKVKRPLPPLEIPVVPRGAPDEFSLFKMPEGEPKIQTSPQLLLATHRFLSREVEHFSPARVSEKILFHLLRHPSVNQEVHFDPSNRLSPAHYLYTRNHPVDYFILLLQGRVEVEIGKEGLKFDNGAFTYYGVSALTLPSSVHQSPVSSQRQSPRDPFDAAEATSPSSYCPDYTVRALTDLQLIRVTRLQYLNALMASQGGGGPSPDPPEIKILPNSHTKLLNDRNVASAAQDGTEDDDDEEGDEARAQRQPQTFI
- the LOC127590957 gene encoding metal transporter CNNM3 isoform X2, producing the protein MVASLAGLRLLLMILLMVLLSCGIRLGLCGQATPPVVRLRPEDPAGRVCMKGGIISAPRGASFKLRVFGPDRSNRTWPWLAFAPEGALGDPCEDEDRRRQAAFLVKEPFAAEEDCSGLLTVEVHPGGGGEQRDLHQNLHHVCMKSGGKWTSVSEDKLRVSSDEPLPAEHIPAWGLAVLVPMLVLVCGLLRTVQLSLLWLDPVELYVLHSCGSEEEKRAAKRLEPVRRRGNFMACSLLFLSVLGHSAVGVLLFRVLGSVASAAFAAAFMLFFLAELLPHVVCSGYGFQLAPGLTWLAQVSMVLTCPLSCPLGLVLDLALRRDISTCCIRERAMEMIRTSVNDPYNEFVKEKFSRGTLRSKTVEDILTPLKDCFMLASSTILDFSTMSDIMQSGYTRVPIYEEERSNIVEILYVKDLALVDPDDCTPMTTITKFYNHPLHFVFNDTKLDAMLEEFKNGNSHMAIVQKVNNEGEGDPFYEVLGLVTLEDVIEEIIKSEILDESDGYLDRKVKRPLPPLEIPVVPRGAPDEFSLFKMPEGEPKIQTSPQLLLATHRFLSREVEHFSPARVSEKILFHLLRHPSVNQEVHFDPSNRLSPAHYLYTRNHPVDYFILLLQGRVEVEIGKEGLKFDNGAFTYYGVSALTLPSSVHQSPVSSQRQSPRDPFDAAEATSPSSYCPDYTVRALTDLQLIRVTRLQYLNALMASQGGGGPSPDPPEIKILPNSHTKLLNDRNVASAAQDLNFSFFDTIDNYC